One segment of bacterium DNA contains the following:
- a CDS encoding MFS transporter: MNAVRSRVVAWGSSQTGILTIICLGVFSTALDQTVVNTALPTVMLELKIPLTDLDSASWIITGYLVSYTVAMPLAGRLSDVHGRVRIFQLALLVFAIGSALVAVAPNFPWIVSARVLQAAGGGATVPIAMAMAVAAVPARHRGVTLGLVAAAAEAGSVLGPLYGGAIIEWIGWRWIFWFDVPQSLLLMALLAVLPNRPNREAKMDYLGALLLGAALLIITAALSQRAIFSLESIVPYLMLAAGVCLVALLVRVEKRAEQPLVAAFLHRSKAFVTANAVQFVVGIALIIGLVAVPLMANTVMEKPTWEAALHLVRLTAAIPPGALIGGYIMRWTGVRAATIAGLVLIGVGLIFMGNWETEVQQFELTGPLVTAGLGFGLVIPPISVTALSAAPSHYWGTAASLITAARMVGMALGLAALSTWGIEQFYSMTADVTIGGSYEETAAPLIEAGVTVFQSLFRVAGIFSLLAILPALSMKMDDTGMTESRSEG; the protein is encoded by the coding sequence GTGAACGCGGTCAGGTCTCGCGTCGTCGCGTGGGGGTCTTCCCAGACGGGGATCCTGACGATCATCTGCCTGGGGGTCTTCTCGACCGCCCTGGATCAGACGGTGGTCAACACCGCATTGCCCACCGTCATGCTGGAGTTGAAGATCCCTCTGACGGACCTGGACTCGGCCTCCTGGATCATCACCGGGTACCTGGTCAGCTACACCGTCGCCATGCCGCTGGCCGGACGCCTGTCCGACGTCCATGGCAGGGTGCGGATATTCCAGCTGGCGCTGCTCGTGTTCGCCATCGGGTCGGCATTGGTGGCGGTGGCGCCCAACTTTCCCTGGATCGTCTCCGCCAGGGTCCTACAGGCCGCCGGCGGCGGCGCCACGGTGCCGATCGCCATGGCCATGGCAGTGGCGGCCGTCCCGGCCCGCCACCGAGGGGTGACGCTCGGTCTCGTGGCCGCCGCGGCCGAGGCCGGGTCGGTCCTCGGTCCTCTTTACGGGGGCGCCATCATCGAGTGGATCGGCTGGAGGTGGATCTTCTGGTTCGACGTACCACAGAGCCTGCTGCTGATGGCGCTTCTGGCCGTCCTGCCGAACCGACCCAACCGCGAGGCCAAGATGGACTACCTGGGCGCGCTACTCCTGGGAGCGGCGCTCCTGATTATCACCGCCGCACTGTCCCAGCGGGCCATATTCTCTCTCGAGTCCATCGTCCCGTACCTGATGCTGGCCGCGGGTGTATGCCTCGTAGCCCTCCTGGTCAGGGTGGAGAAGCGGGCCGAGCAGCCGCTGGTGGCCGCGTTCCTGCACCGCTCCAAGGCGTTCGTAACCGCCAACGCCGTTCAGTTCGTGGTGGGTATAGCCCTGATCATCGGCTTGGTCGCCGTTCCCCTGATGGCCAACACCGTCATGGAGAAGCCGACCTGGGAGGCCGCCCTCCATCTGGTCCGCCTCACGGCCGCCATCCCGCCGGGAGCCTTGATAGGCGGCTACATCATGCGCTGGACAGGAGTCAGGGCCGCCACCATCGCCGGGCTGGTGCTCATCGGGGTGGGCTTGATCTTCATGGGTAACTGGGAAACCGAGGTGCAGCAGTTCGAGCTGACGGGGCCGCTCGTGACGGCGGGCCTGGGATTCGGGTTGGTCATCCCCCCCATCAGCGTCACAGCTCTCAGCGCAGCCCCCAGCCACTACTGGGGCACCGCCGCCTCGCTGATCACCGCGGCCCGGATGGTGGGCATGGCGCTGGGCCTGGCGGCCCTGTCCACCTGGGGGATAGAGCAGTTCTACAGCATGACCGCCGATGTAACGATCGGCGGGTCGTACGAAGAAACGGCGGCCCCCCTGATCGAAGCCGGCGTGACGGTGTTCCAGAGCCTGTTCAGGGTTGCGGGGATATTCTCCCTCCTGGCCATCCTGCCGGCGCTGTCGATGAAGATGGATGACACCGGGATGACGGAGAGCCGTTCCGAAGGTTGA
- a CDS encoding LppX_LprAFG lipoprotein, translated as MNVVGSAIRTPSLAALAMAFLLLVAACGSDPAPTTTEPEPELSLEEVLARTGENLASFSTATFRMIDENETGSKFFGATLKNVDGVVESPDSARIVVEVESPAMGFAEIEIVAVGDVAFMKFSADAPWNPLPLDQVPFNFVGLGVTLSNLLPLVQDAAIAATESVGDGPALRVDGTLMSEDLSTLITSADTGHPIDLSLWIGKADQVLRQIRIAGQIFDDDGEGTSRLIILSDYDTPVDIQLPDTSA; from the coding sequence ATGAACGTAGTCGGATCAGCTATCCGGACCCCATCGCTCGCAGCCTTGGCGATGGCCTTCCTGCTCCTCGTTGCCGCCTGCGGGAGCGACCCCGCTCCCACCACGACCGAGCCGGAACCCGAGCTCTCGCTGGAGGAAGTACTGGCGCGCACGGGAGAGAATCTGGCCAGCTTCTCGACGGCAACGTTCCGGATGATCGACGAGAACGAGACGGGATCGAAGTTCTTCGGCGCGACGTTGAAGAACGTGGACGGAGTAGTGGAGTCTCCCGACAGCGCCCGGATAGTCGTGGAGGTCGAATCCCCGGCGATGGGGTTCGCGGAGATCGAGATCGTTGCCGTCGGTGACGTCGCTTTCATGAAGTTCTCGGCGGACGCGCCCTGGAACCCGCTGCCGCTGGACCAGGTTCCCTTCAATTTCGTCGGGCTGGGCGTCACTCTGAGCAACCTGTTACCCCTGGTCCAGGACGCCGCCATCGCGGCCACGGAGTCGGTCGGGGATGGCCCGGCGCTCCGGGTTGACGGAACGCTGATGTCCGAGGACCTGTCCACCCTCATCACGTCCGCGGATACCGGTCATCCGATCGACCTGAGCCTATGGATCGGTAAGGCGGATCAGGTACTGCGGCAGATCCGCATAGCCGGCCAGATCTTCGATGACGATGGGGAGGGCACCAGCCGTCTGATAATCCTCTCCGACTACGACACACCTGTCGACATTCAACTTCCGGATACCTCCGCCTGA